Proteins encoded within one genomic window of Deltaproteobacteria bacterium HGW-Deltaproteobacteria-2:
- a CDS encoding arginine--tRNA ligase — translation MKNVIINILENALNISFQKGQLPEFSLPYLEVEPTGNPEHGDYATNTAMILAAQIKQNPRKIAQIIQENLLDKGSIIEKTQIAGPGFINFFIKDDVWQQALKNIDDQKEKYGFLNYGAGKKVQVEFVSANPTGPLHIGHARGAVVGDVITNLLTTVGYRISKEYYINDAGNQMNNLGKSVLLRYRELLGEKIEFPETCYRGDYIKDIAGKIIKEEGEKYLHSTEEAAISYFTSIAGQIILEEIKIDLRDFGVVFDEYFSEKELYKNDGVTKLLDKLKKQGFVYSDGETLWFKTTDFGDEKDRVVIRKNGEPTYFAADIAYHQNKFARGFDTVIDIWGADHHGYMPRMWAGIQALGYSKESLKIILVQLVNLLRSGVPVAMSTRSGEFVTLREVLDEVGRDAARYNFLMRRSDSHLDFDLEVAKKQSNENPVYYVQYAHARICSILKMAQERGIAMPVYADTDLSFLREPEEKTLIKMLVRYPETIYGTAKSLEPHRIPFYLNELAGVFHSYYNKNKVISENDGLTAARLFLIMEIKIVLQNALNILGVSAPEKM, via the coding sequence ATGAAAAATGTAATTATTAATATACTGGAAAACGCCCTGAATATTTCCTTCCAAAAAGGACAGCTTCCCGAATTTTCCCTGCCGTATCTGGAAGTGGAACCGACCGGAAATCCCGAACATGGAGATTACGCTACAAATACAGCTATGATTCTGGCGGCGCAAATCAAACAGAATCCGCGTAAAATCGCGCAGATAATTCAGGAAAATCTTCTCGATAAGGGAAGTATTATTGAAAAAACGCAAATAGCCGGTCCCGGCTTTATAAACTTTTTCATCAAAGACGATGTCTGGCAGCAAGCTTTAAAAAATATTGACGATCAAAAAGAAAAATATGGATTTCTCAATTATGGCGCCGGTAAAAAAGTACAGGTGGAATTTGTCAGCGCCAATCCTACCGGACCTTTGCATATCGGTCATGCCCGCGGTGCTGTTGTCGGCGATGTCATTACTAATCTGCTGACAACCGTCGGTTATCGAATTTCCAAAGAATATTATATCAATGATGCCGGCAACCAGATGAATAATTTAGGTAAATCAGTCCTGTTGCGTTATCGGGAATTGCTGGGCGAAAAAATTGAATTTCCGGAGACATGTTATCGCGGCGATTATATCAAAGATATTGCCGGTAAAATTATTAAAGAAGAAGGTGAGAAATATCTGCACTCCACCGAAGAAGCAGCAATAAGCTATTTTACTTCTATTGCCGGACAGATAATTCTGGAAGAAATTAAAATTGATTTGAGAGATTTTGGCGTAGTCTTCGATGAGTATTTCAGCGAAAAAGAATTATATAAAAACGATGGAGTGACTAAACTACTGGATAAATTGAAAAAGCAGGGATTTGTTTATTCCGACGGCGAGACATTGTGGTTTAAAACAACTGATTTCGGTGATGAAAAAGACAGGGTTGTCATCCGTAAAAACGGTGAACCGACATATTTTGCCGCTGACATTGCCTATCATCAGAATAAATTTGCCCGCGGTTTTGATACGGTTATTGATATCTGGGGCGCGGATCATCATGGTTATATGCCGCGTATGTGGGCGGGAATTCAGGCACTGGGTTACAGTAAAGAATCTTTAAAAATAATTCTTGTTCAATTAGTAAATCTTCTTCGGAGCGGAGTGCCTGTGGCAATGTCCACGCGTTCCGGCGAATTTGTAACTCTGCGGGAAGTGCTTGATGAAGTTGGCAGGGACGCCGCCCGCTATAATTTTCTCATGCGCAGATCCGACAGCCATCTTGATTTCGATCTGGAAGTGGCCAAAAAGCAATCCAATGAAAATCCCGTATATTATGTGCAATACGCCCACGCGCGAATTTGCAGCATCTTGAAAATGGCGCAGGAGCGTGGCATTGCTATGCCGGTTTACGCTGATACCGATCTTTCTTTTTTGAGAGAACCGGAAGAAAAAACATTGATCAAAATGCTGGTGCGTTATCCTGAAACTATCTATGGAACCGCTAAATCTTTAGAGCCTCACCGCATTCCTTTTTATTTAAATGAGTTAGCCGGAGTTTTCCATAGCTATTATAACAAAAATAAAGTAATTTCAGAAAATGATGGACTGACCGCGGCGAGATTGTTCCTGATAATGGAAATAAAAATTGTCTTACAGAATGCTTTGAATATTTTAGGTGTGAGCGCACCGGAAAAAATGTAG
- the rimM gene encoding 16S rRNA processing protein RimM gives MNLFAIGEIVKTRGLHGCLKILCYVEKENSFAQLKFIYIEESSGEKNRFNLRKISLSGKMLFVELEGIPDVESAQKLVGCKVFLPKDMLETLHEGEYYWQDIIGLDVYNEENEYIGRIVSVFPTGSNDVYVCEGAAREILLPAISEVIRKIDITRRVMTVRLLEGL, from the coding sequence ATGAATCTCTTTGCAATAGGAGAGATTGTAAAAACTCGTGGTCTCCATGGTTGTCTAAAAATTTTATGTTATGTGGAGAAAGAAAATAGTTTTGCCCAGCTTAAATTTATTTATATTGAAGAAAGTTCAGGTGAAAAAAATCGTTTTAATTTGAGAAAAATTTCTTTATCCGGTAAAATGTTATTTGTCGAATTGGAAGGCATACCGGATGTGGAATCGGCACAGAAGTTAGTTGGCTGTAAAGTATTTTTGCCGAAGGATATGCTGGAAACACTGCACGAAGGAGAGTATTACTGGCAGGATATTATCGGGCTTGATGTTTATAATGAAGAAAATGAATATATTGGCCGGATAGTATCGGTTTTTCCCACAGGAAGTAATGATGTTTATGTTTGCGAGGGAGCAGCAAGAGAAATCCTTCTCCCTGCAATTTCCGAGGTAATCCGTAAGATAGATATAACTCGTCGGGTTATGACAGTCAGATTGCTGGAAGGGCTGTAA
- a CDS encoding tRNA (guanosine(37)-N1)-methyltransferase TrmD: MVKFDVLSIFPEMFSSPLNFSLIKKAQEKRILSISLHDIRNWADDKHKMTDDAPYGGGCGMVMKVEPVEKALHEIRHPEDDSIVVLMTPQGEVLNQKIAAELAGKKSIIIICGRYEGIDERIREHLVDREISIGDYILTGGELPAMVLIDAVSRYIPDVLGNPDSTNNESFCANLLEYPQYTRPAEYKNWVVPEVLLSGNHAEIELWRKRKSLKRTYQRRPDLLEKIKLSAEDEKFLDEIKQEDI, translated from the coding sequence GTGGTCAAGTTTGATGTCCTCTCCATTTTCCCCGAGATGTTTTCATCTCCACTCAATTTTAGTTTGATCAAGAAAGCTCAGGAGAAACGTATTTTAAGTATTTCCCTGCACGATATACGTAATTGGGCGGATGACAAACATAAAATGACTGATGACGCTCCATATGGAGGCGGTTGCGGAATGGTCATGAAAGTTGAGCCGGTGGAAAAGGCTCTCCATGAAATCAGGCATCCTGAAGATGATTCCATTGTGGTATTAATGACTCCGCAGGGAGAGGTTTTGAATCAAAAAATAGCAGCTGAATTAGCCGGTAAGAAAAGTATAATAATTATTTGCGGACGTTATGAGGGTATTGATGAAAGGATCAGGGAACATTTAGTTGACCGCGAAATTTCCATCGGTGATTATATATTGACCGGTGGAGAACTTCCTGCAATGGTTTTAATTGATGCCGTCTCCCGCTATATTCCCGATGTCCTGGGAAACCCTGACTCAACGAACAACGAATCTTTTTGCGCGAACCTTTTGGAATATCCGCAATATACAAGGCCGGCAGAATATAAAAACTGGGTAGTTCCCGAAGTTTTATTATCCGGAAATCACGCCGAAATAGAACTGTGGCGTAAAAGAAAATCGCTGAAAAGGACATATCAACGTCGTCCGGATTTACTTGAAAAAATAAAACTTTCGGCTGAAGATGAAAAATTTCTGGATGAAATTAAACAGGAAGATATATAA
- a CDS encoding KH domain-containing protein has translation MKELVKYIAQALVDVPDKVEVKETIGEQTSVIELRVAKEDLGKVIGKQGKTAQAIRMILSAASAKMHKRAVLEIIE, from the coding sequence ATGAAGGAATTGGTCAAGTATATAGCTCAGGCATTGGTAGATGTTCCAGACAAGGTTGAAGTAAAAGAAACAATTGGTGAACAAACATCTGTGATTGAATTGCGCGTGGCAAAAGAAGATTTAGGTAAAGTAATCGGGAAACAGGGTAAAACTGCCCAGGCTATTCGAATGATTCTAAGCGCTGCTTCTGCTAAAATGCATAAAAGGGCGGTTTTAGAAATTATTGAATAG
- a CDS encoding 50S ribosomal protein L19 produces the protein MNVIEMLEKEYMRGDIPGFKTGDTVKVHVRIIEGQKQRIQAFEGVVIRKKRGSSRANFTVRKISYGVGVERTFPLHSPIIDQIEVITRGKVARSRLYYLRELRGKKARIKEATKN, from the coding sequence ATGAATGTTATAGAAATGCTGGAAAAAGAATATATGAGAGGCGATATCCCCGGTTTCAAAACCGGTGATACGGTAAAAGTACATGTGCGCATCATCGAAGGCCAAAAGCAGAGAATCCAGGCTTTTGAAGGGGTTGTAATTCGTAAGAAACGCGGTAGTAGCAGAGCCAATTTTACAGTGAGAAAAATTTCTTATGGCGTTGGTGTAGAAAGAACATTTCCTTTGCATTCTCCGATTATTGACCAGATTGAAGTGATTACCAGAGGGAAAGTAGCCAGATCACGTCTTTACTATTTAAGAGAATTAAGAGGTAAAAAAGCAAGGATTAAGGAAGCTACAAAGAACTAA
- a CDS encoding prepilin peptidase, which yields MFLNVFVFIFGAAIGSFLNVCIFRLPAKMSIVKPRSQCPHCHHPLRFYDNIPIISFIFLQGICRYCDKPISWRYPLVELITALLAVLIFIKFGLTLKFLVFFIFIAVLIVITFIDLDHQIIPDILTLPGIPIFTLAAIFLVKIPWLEALLGILIGGGILFGIAVVYEFISKREGMGGGDIKLLAMIGGFLGWKSIIFILLFSSFAGALIGISVMIIKKQDMKYAVPFGPFLAAAVVAYVFWGEAITRTFFISY from the coding sequence ATGTTCTTAAATGTTTTTGTTTTCATTTTTGGCGCGGCCATTGGAAGCTTTTTAAATGTTTGTATCTTTCGACTACCGGCCAAAATGTCGATTGTAAAACCACGTTCCCAATGTCCCCACTGTCATCATCCTCTTCGTTTCTATGACAACATCCCTATAATCAGTTTCATTTTTCTACAGGGTATATGCCGCTATTGTGATAAACCCATATCCTGGCGTTACCCGCTGGTGGAATTAATTACAGCGCTGCTGGCGGTGCTAATATTTATAAAATTCGGTTTGACATTAAAATTTCTAGTTTTTTTCATTTTTATTGCAGTTTTAATTGTTATTACCTTTATAGATTTGGATCATCAGATTATCCCCGATATTTTAACATTACCGGGAATACCAATATTTACTCTGGCGGCAATTTTTTTAGTAAAGATACCCTGGCTGGAAGCTTTACTTGGCATATTAATCGGCGGCGGCATTCTTTTTGGGATTGCCGTTGTGTATGAATTTATTTCCAAACGTGAAGGAATGGGCGGGGGAGACATTAAGCTCTTGGCTATGATTGGCGGATTTTTAGGATGGAAATCCATAATCTTTATTCTTTTATTCAGTTCTTTTGCCGGAGCATTAATCGGTATATCCGTAATGATTATCAAGAAACAAGACATGAAATATGCGGTACCTTTTGGTCCTTTTTTGGCGGCAGCTGTAGTCGCTTATGTTTTTTGGGGGGAAGCAATTACCAGAACATTCTTTATAAGTTATTAA
- a CDS encoding ribonuclease HII — translation MDTFEKIAYQEGYQIIAGIDEAGRGPLAGPVVAAAVILPPGYLNAEIKDSKKLSARKREELYEIINKEAVAIGMMVVDADIIDRVNILQATLQAMRDAVLELPASPDFLLIDGNQRIPILTPQKPIVKGDSLSISIAAASIIAKVSRDRIMEMYHRQFPQYNFQQNKGYGTKEHLDAIKQFGICKIHRKSFHVKYLNQTKLEFNV, via the coding sequence ATGGATACTTTTGAGAAAATTGCCTATCAAGAAGGTTATCAGATTATAGCCGGTATTGATGAAGCGGGCAGGGGACCTCTGGCCGGGCCGGTTGTCGCCGCTGCGGTAATTCTTCCACCCGGTTATCTGAATGCTGAAATAAAAGATTCCAAAAAACTTTCCGCCCGCAAGAGAGAAGAATTATACGAAATCATCAACAAAGAAGCCGTTGCGATCGGCATGATGGTTGTTGATGCGGATATAATCGATCGTGTTAACATTTTACAAGCTACCCTTCAGGCCATGCGCGACGCTGTTTTAGAACTTCCCGCTTCTCCAGATTTTCTTTTGATTGACGGCAATCAACGTATTCCCATCCTGACGCCGCAAAAGCCAATTGTTAAGGGAGATTCTCTTAGTATTTCCATCGCGGCAGCGTCAATTATCGCCAAAGTATCCCGCGATCGGATCATGGAAATGTATCATCGCCAATTTCCTCAGTATAATTTTCAGCAAAACAAAGGCTATGGGACTAAAGAGCACCTTGACGCCATTAAACAATTCGGCATTTGTAAAATTCATCGCAAATCATTTCATGTAAAATATTTAAATCAAACCAAGCTGGAATTCAACGTTTAA
- a CDS encoding signal recognition particle protein, with amino-acid sequence MFENLSEKLENIFKKLKGRGILNEENVNVSLKEIRMALLEADVNFKVAKDFIEDIRIRAIGKEVLDSITPGQQIVKIVHERLVDLMGGVSANIKFGSRIPAPIMLVGLQGCGKTTTAAKLALLLSKEQKKVYLVSADVYRPAAIEQLAMLGKQINTGVFDSHGLKDPVEICVQAVEQARKNGYEVIIIDTAGRLHIDELLMKELTKIKEKVNPAEIIYVADAMTGQDAVNVGVKFNELIGIDGVIMTKMDGDARGGSALSLKSVIGKPIKFVGIGEKIDNLEVFHPERMASRILGMGDILTLVEKAQANIDNKTALELQKSIRKNNFSLEDFRNQLAQIKKMGSMKDILGMVPGLGKMKALKDIEPDDKELVKITAIIDSMTKKERYDYLIIDGRRRKRIALGSGTTVQDVNLLLKNYMEIKKMMKKFNQKKGVKSLMRNFPF; translated from the coding sequence ATGTTCGAAAATCTTTCTGAAAAATTAGAGAATATTTTTAAAAAATTAAAAGGCCGCGGAATTCTAAACGAAGAGAATGTGAATGTATCGCTTAAAGAAATCCGTATGGCGCTTTTGGAAGCTGATGTTAATTTTAAGGTAGCTAAAGATTTTATAGAAGACATCCGAATACGGGCAATCGGAAAAGAAGTTCTCGATAGTATTACTCCCGGACAGCAAATAGTCAAAATTGTTCATGAACGTTTGGTTGATCTTATGGGAGGGGTTAGCGCTAATATCAAATTCGGATCCCGAATTCCTGCTCCAATCATGCTCGTTGGATTGCAGGGCTGCGGCAAAACCACAACTGCAGCAAAGCTGGCCCTTTTGCTATCAAAAGAACAAAAAAAGGTTTATCTTGTATCGGCAGATGTTTATCGACCCGCCGCCATTGAACAACTGGCCATGCTGGGCAAACAGATAAATACAGGCGTTTTTGATTCACATGGTCTTAAAGATCCTGTGGAGATTTGCGTTCAGGCAGTCGAACAAGCGAGAAAAAATGGTTATGAAGTAATCATTATTGATACAGCAGGAAGGTTGCATATTGATGAGCTCTTGATGAAAGAACTCACGAAAATTAAAGAAAAAGTAAATCCGGCGGAAATTATTTATGTGGCGGATGCGATGACCGGACAGGACGCCGTAAATGTCGGAGTAAAATTTAATGAGCTAATCGGTATTGACGGCGTCATTATGACAAAAATGGACGGCGACGCACGCGGCGGAAGTGCTTTGTCTCTCAAATCAGTTATCGGAAAACCAATAAAGTTTGTAGGCATAGGTGAGAAAATCGATAACCTTGAGGTGTTTCACCCGGAAAGAATGGCCTCCCGAATACTGGGAATGGGCGATATTCTTACTCTGGTGGAAAAAGCACAGGCCAATATTGACAATAAGACGGCTCTTGAGTTGCAAAAAAGCATCAGGAAAAATAATTTTTCGCTGGAAGACTTTCGCAATCAACTAGCCCAAATCAAGAAAATGGGATCAATGAAAGATATATTAGGAATGGTTCCGGGTTTGGGAAAAATGAAGGCGCTTAAAGATATTGAGCCCGACGACAAAGAATTGGTTAAAATTACCGCTATAATCGATTCCATGACAAAAAAAGAGCGTTATGATTACTTGATCATCGACGGACGACGGCGTAAAAGAATCGCCTTAGGTAGCGGAACAACGGTTCAGGATGTAAATCTTTTATTGAAAAATTATATGGAAATTAAAAAAATGATGAAAAAATTTAACCAAAAAAAAGGTGTTAAATCATTGATGCGTAATTTCCCCTTTTAA
- a CDS encoding 30S ribosomal protein S16, translating to MAVKIRLTRMGAKSKPFYRIVATDTDSPRDGKFLEILGNYDPKKNPAEIVVKEERIREWLSKGAKATLTVANLLKTKGIEAGIK from the coding sequence ATGGCTGTTAAAATTAGACTTACTCGTATGGGTGCGAAAAGTAAACCTTTTTATAGAATTGTGGCAACTGATACAGATTCCCCTCGAGACGGAAAATTTTTAGAAATATTAGGTAATTACGATCCCAAAAAGAATCCCGCGGAAATCGTGGTAAAGGAAGAGAGGATTCGGGAGTGGTTGTCAAAGGGTGCAAAAGCAACCCTGACAGTAGCTAATTTACTGAAAACAAAAGGCATTGAAGCTGGAATTAAATAA